One Mycolicibacterium pulveris genomic region harbors:
- a CDS encoding nucleoside deaminase translates to MPLRDDDLARLSRCVELAREALVNGDEPFGSILVDAEGRTRFEDRNRVKDGDHTRHPEFAIARWAVANLSPAQRAQATVYTSGEHCPMCAAAHAWVGLDRIVYATSSAQLSDWLQEWGAPPPPVAPLPINTVAPRVTVEGPAAEFAETMKALYEAKYRP, encoded by the coding sequence ATGCCCCTGCGCGACGACGACCTCGCCCGCCTGAGCCGCTGCGTGGAACTGGCGCGTGAGGCGCTTGTCAACGGCGACGAGCCGTTCGGATCGATCCTGGTGGACGCCGAAGGCCGGACTCGCTTCGAAGACCGCAACCGGGTCAAGGACGGTGACCACACCCGCCACCCGGAGTTCGCGATCGCGCGGTGGGCCGTCGCGAACCTCAGCCCCGCCCAGCGCGCCCAGGCGACCGTGTACACCTCCGGCGAGCACTGCCCGATGTGCGCCGCGGCGCACGCCTGGGTAGGCCTCGACCGCATCGTCTACGCGACGTCCTCGGCGCAACTGAGCGATTGGCTGCAGGAGTGGGGCGCACCGCCGCCGCCGGTCGCCCCCCTGCCGATCAACACCGTCGCCCCCCGGGTGACCGTAGAAGGGCCCGCGGCGGAGTTCGCCGAGACGATGAAGGCGCTATACGAAGCGAAGTATCGGCCGTGA